In Carassius auratus strain Wakin chromosome 41, ASM336829v1, whole genome shotgun sequence, the DNA window GGCATCCTGTTCGCTTAAAACAGGAGTCTTTATTTTTGAGTAGAAAATAGAAGTAGGGATGGATGGCATGTGgtggaaatgtatttatgtacCATTTATAATATGTTTTTGCTTGTGTATTAGTTGCACTCTGTTAAAACAGTAcgttttaaatgattgttttaataatcttttgttgtgATTTAAAGAAGTGCACTTATTGCTTTGATGTGCTGAAGCACACGTGAAGAACTTGATTATCATTTTAAgttgtattacatttaaagttcatatattttaaatgcactaaaCTGAAACTTCCTCATTTAAAAActttctttcgttctttctttctttctttctccaggCTTTAAATGAGCCTCTCCGAGGAGGCAAGAGCAGACAGATTACATACGGTCTCTGAGCGGCGGATGATCTTAGAGAGGAGGAGGCTGAGAAACACACCGTGAGCAGCAAGAGACAGTTTCACAGGATTAAGAAGACGAGACAGATATCAGTGCAATCCTGGAGACGGACTAAAGAAGCTACAGATCTAGAAGCTTTACACATCAAATAACTAAAGGATAAAACCTTAAGCATTCATCAAACAAAAATGCATCCAGCAAGCTCAAGAAAGACTGAATGGCTGTTCACTCCCTTCTTCTTCTGTGCCATCTGTTTTTCCGTGTGTGCTGGGACAGGAATGCCGGGTTCAGACTACAACCCTCATCCTCGTCTCATCTGTACCCCCATTCCCGCTGACGCCGATCCCAGGTGTTTCCCCACGGCGGGCGGACACCACGGCGGGAGCAGCAGCGGCTGGTGGGGAATGTCGGAGGAGGCCAAAGCGACGATCCTGCACCTGCGGGAGAGTTTGGTGCAGCAGAAGGAAACCATCCTGGACCAGAGGGAGACCATCCGAGAGCTCACCGCCAAACTGAACCTGTGCGAGGGCTTGAGCCACACACCCGCACATCTGGCCCATCACGCCCACCACGCCTACCCCACGGCCCCCGACACCGGACACCTCGGGCTGGAGCTGGGACACTATGGTGACGGGGTCAGAGGGCATCGTGGTGGGAAAGCTGCGCTGAGCGAGAAGCACGTGACGGGGGACATCCCTTCACCCTCCTCTACACCGGAGCAGATGAGCAGGATGCTGCAGAGCCTGAAACAACGGCTGGACAACATGCAGGTAGACTCTACAAGACAGCGTTTATACAACACAGATGGCTTCAAAGCTGCTTCAGAGTAATATACAGGAAGATAACAGtgttaatgttacaaaaaaataattatcataacaATATTCCACTCAGTTTAATTCAAGTTTTGATGCAATCCAATCTGATGttagtttttaaatatgtctatattgtttttatagtATAGTcaatagtatatagtatatagtaatagtaatagtgacATTTATTGCaatatagtaatagtaatagtcaAAAACTTTCCCTGACCATTGGAAATTATTGGGAAAGACCcttaaaaaaagcaatttttaaaataagttttgaatGCAATCAAGTATGAAGTTGTGTGGAATTATTTGTTTTTCACCAGATGGCAGCAGTCTTGCCCAAACACATGATGTATTCTTATACTGGCTTTATACTACAACTCAGAAGTGTATTTTTACTGTGgtgaatgttcatttaaaaaggATCTGAATAAGATCTGCATAAGAATCAAATAATCTAAATCCCCAAATAAGTGCAagatgttattgttattatttcataAGTGCTTTCATTAAAAAAGCTACACTTTTACTGTTCTGGGTGAAAAAAATGACCCCCAACAGCCAAGGGGAGCAACAATTAAGAGGGGgcaaaaacaattacaataatctaaaataaaacctaaaataatCCAAATCCCCCTAAAGTGCATAATTTTATCATTACTACTAGttttattaaacaacaacaacaaatacacaaaacaatgacGCCAACATCCAAGGTGTGACCATTTTTTAAACTGTCAATCAAAGTGAGATAAAGCTGACGGGACATTGCTTCTTTTGGATTCAAACATGTAAAACGTGTAGAAATATGTTTCATTAGTGTAATGAAAATCATCCTGGCTGTCAGTTTATCAAATATTATAAGATAAGAGGTGAGCAAGTAGTTAGGAGGTGTTACCAGGATCAGCGGTGCGCAGGCCGTTTCTCAGACTGCTGTGGTTGTGTTGGCAGACGAGAAACACCTCCAGCAGCCACTCCAGCTCCCTGAAGGACCTCCTGCAGAGGAAGATCAGTGCTCTGGAGCAACAGATGCAGCACCATTCTGCCTCGCTAACCAGCGCCGCTCACACTGACCACAagcatgaggaggaggatgacggTCGCCACGACGACAGAGACCACGGCGGCCATGACGACCACAGCGATCACCATGACGACGGTCACCATGACGACAGTGACCGTGACGACGATCACCATGACGACGGTCACCATGACGACGGTCGCCACGACATCGATCACCATGACGACAGCCACCATGACGACGACAACAGCCACGACAACGGTCACCACGACGGCGATCACCATGACGACAGCCACCATGACGACGACAACAGCCATGACAACGGACACCAAGACAGCAGTCACCATGACAGCAGAGTCTCCGAGCATGGCTTCAAAAGGTTGTCGTATAACCTACAAGGTCACGGAGAAGCACAGAGTGGAGTCCACAGCAAACTGGACGCGGTCCTCAGTCAGCTGCAGCACAGGCTCACTGACACAGGTAAGAGTTAATTTAGATGAACTCTGCTGGAGAACCCTGCTTTAGACCACTTCAGGACGGGTCTGGTCCTTAGATGCTCTAGATGGTTCATTAGCTGGATGTGGACCTCACAGTTTCTGGTCAAGACGATTACGGCTGGTAGCCCATCTTTGACCAGTAAAAAGTCAGATACCATgctcttttgtaaaaaataaaacttattgaAAATTTAGACAGTGCTATGGTTATTGGGACATTGTAGTTAGTTTCTTTTAGATTACTTCTGACCTAACTCGTTCATCAgataattttaaatacaattatttgtttactattttgataaaaaattacccaaagagaaagaaaataaatgtaattctttgTCATCAACTATATGTATTGCTATTATACATAACATTACACCATGGTTTCCAAAAcgggtaaaaatgtatttgtaatctGATTATAAACACTCTCTAGAATCTAATTACATAATCCACATAATAATTCAGACATGAAATCAGATAGCAATGTTAAACAAcgataaactaaattaaataaacaattaactatttgactttaaatgtatttatacaattTACAGATCCAATAAAGTATTAAGATAAGCTCTCTctcaaaaaatcaaaaaaaaatcaaataataataataattaatatattctgACAAATTTGCATTGTCTTCATTCTTCTATCTTTGAGTCTGGATTAGACTGGTTACACTAGGACTTAGATTAGTCTTAAAGTAAATTATtcatatacaatttttttaaagactggtcataacttttttaaatcaGTAACATGAATTGGTAGATTCATCTAATCTAAAAAAGTAAGACTGATTATCATCTCCACAGGTTCTAGAAAGAACAGCAGACCCACAGAGGCTTTCCAGATGGGCTTCCCCATGAGGACCAACTACATGTACGGTCGTGTGAAGCGCACGCTGCTGCACGAGATCTTCTCCTTCACGCTGTGTCTGTGGATGAAGGCTGGCATCGGCCCGGGGCTCGGGACACCCTTCTCTTACTCCGTGCCCGGACAGGCCAACGAGCTGGTGCTCATCGAGTGGGGAAACA includes these proteins:
- the LOC113060057 gene encoding neuronal pentraxin-1 translates to MHPASSRKTEWLFTPFFFCAICFSVCAGTGMPGSDYNPHPRLICTPIPADADPRCFPTAGGHHGGSSSGWWGMSEEAKATILHLRESLVQQKETILDQRETIRELTAKLNLCEGLSHTPAHLAHHAHHAYPTAPDTGHLGLELGHYGDGVRGHRGGKAALSEKHVTGDIPSPSSTPEQMSRMLQSLKQRLDNMQTRNTSSSHSSSLKDLLQRKISALEQQMQHHSASLTSAAHTDHKHEEEDDGRHDDRDHGGHDDHSDHHDDGHHDDSDRDDDHHDDGHHDDGRHDIDHHDDSHHDDDNSHDNGHHDGDHHDDSHHDDDNSHDNGHQDSSHHDSRVSEHGFKRLSYNLQGHGEAQSGVHSKLDAVLSQLQHRLTDTGSRKNSRPTEAFQMGFPMRTNYMYGRVKRTLLHEIFSFTLCLWMKAGIGPGLGTPFSYSVPGQANELVLIEWGNNPMELLVDDRAVSLPLSVSDGKWHHVCVTWSTRDGLWEAFQDGVKRGSGENLSPWHPIKPGGVFILGQEQDTLGGRFDATQAFVGEISDVQMWSHVLTPHDIYNLASCGGHMTGDIIAWSESVVELHGGVTKYPFDPCH